A window from Pseudomonas frederiksbergensis encodes these proteins:
- a CDS encoding alpha/beta hydrolase, translated as MNPTKTNTPSGSQTSFINAANQSITVNGIPFAYRDTGPTTGVPLVLFNHWGAVLDNFDPAIIDGLAQTRRVITTDYRGIGGSGGTAPLTVGEMADDAIQLMHALGFDTVDMLGFSLGGFVAQDIALKAPASQVLPVLYFDAQRPSIRLAVFATLESAEKKSRQRPDALRFPAAVESHHRVGQSGTARPRSLADADADRQRRQRHHGAQ; from the coding sequence ATGAATCCAACGAAGACAAATACCCCCTCGGGTTCGCAGACGTCGTTCATCAACGCGGCGAACCAGTCGATCACGGTCAACGGCATTCCCTTCGCCTACCGCGATACCGGTCCCACAACCGGTGTGCCTCTCGTACTGTTCAACCATTGGGGCGCGGTGCTGGATAACTTCGATCCCGCGATCATCGATGGCCTAGCACAAACCAGGCGCGTCATTACCACCGACTATCGTGGTATTGGCGGCTCAGGTGGAACCGCACCACTGACGGTCGGCGAAATGGCTGACGATGCCATCCAACTGATGCATGCGCTGGGGTTCGACACCGTTGATATGCTCGGTTTTTCGCTCGGCGGTTTCGTTGCTCAAGACATCGCCCTGAAAGCGCCAGCATCCCAAGTTCTACCTGTTCTTTACTTCGACGCCCAACGGCCGTCGATCCGCCTCGCAGTATTTGCAACGCTTGAAAGCGCGGAAAAAAAATCGCGACAAAGGCCCGACGCCCTACGCTTTCCTGCGGCAGTTGAAAGCCATCACCGCGTGGGGCAATCAGGCACCGCAAGACCTCGATCGCTTGCGGACGCCGACGCTGATCGTCAACGGCGACAACGACATCATGGTGCCCAGTGA
- a CDS encoding serine hydrolase domain-containing protein: protein MNPAFTSSINNLLDTVTAGQQRVPGVVAAITGRDGLLYEGASGQRTLGQTDAMTTDSVFAMFSTTKAITATAVLQLVEDGRLDLDAPARDYVPMIGELKVLDGFDTDGTPRLRAPKKHITTRMLLLHTAGLGYEFFNENYNRLVQEGRQPSIISGSLAALITPLLFEPGEQWEYGSNMDWAGLVVEAITGKRLGEVMRQRIFEPLGMTDTAFSMSASMIQRRAGMHQREEDGSLTAVEGSLLPEEPEVHMGGHGLFSTVKDYCLFIRAWLNDGQGDHGRILKPETIRFAEKNGLDNLKIKALPCVIPSISHTAEFFPGMPKSWALSFMINEQDAPTGRPAGSLAWAGLANLFYWIDRKNGIGGFWATQILPFIDPVSTNGYLDFETAAYRNLTT from the coding sequence ATGAATCCGGCTTTCACTTCATCAATCAATAACCTGCTCGATACCGTCACCGCGGGACAACAGCGCGTGCCAGGCGTAGTTGCAGCAATAACCGGGCGAGATGGTTTGCTCTACGAGGGAGCTTCAGGACAACGAACGCTCGGTCAAACTGATGCAATGACGACCGACAGTGTTTTCGCTATGTTTTCGACGACTAAAGCGATCACCGCCACGGCGGTGCTTCAGTTGGTCGAGGACGGCCGACTGGATCTCGATGCGCCTGCCAGGGACTATGTGCCGATGATCGGCGAACTTAAGGTGCTTGACGGGTTTGATACCGACGGCACCCCGCGGCTTCGCGCGCCCAAAAAACACATCACCACGCGGATGCTTCTGCTTCATACAGCAGGCCTGGGTTATGAATTCTTTAACGAAAACTACAACCGGCTAGTCCAGGAAGGACGCCAACCCAGCATCATCAGTGGATCGTTGGCGGCACTTATAACGCCCTTGCTGTTTGAGCCTGGTGAACAGTGGGAATACGGTTCCAACATGGATTGGGCCGGTCTGGTGGTCGAGGCCATTACCGGCAAACGTCTGGGTGAAGTCATGCGACAGCGTATTTTTGAGCCGCTGGGCATGACCGATACCGCCTTTAGCATGAGCGCATCGATGATCCAGCGACGGGCTGGAATGCATCAGCGTGAAGAAGATGGATCGCTGACCGCGGTCGAGGGCTCCCTCCTTCCAGAGGAACCAGAAGTGCACATGGGAGGCCATGGCCTGTTCTCGACAGTGAAGGATTATTGCCTGTTCATCCGGGCCTGGCTAAACGATGGACAGGGTGATCACGGACGAATTCTGAAGCCTGAGACGATTCGTTTCGCTGAAAAAAACGGGCTCGACAACCTGAAAATAAAAGCCCTTCCCTGCGTGATTCCGAGTATCTCCCACACTGCGGAATTCTTCCCTGGCATGCCAAAGTCATGGGCGTTGAGTTTCATGATCAACGAACAAGACGCACCCACCGGTCGTCCTGCGGGCTCTTTGGCGTGGGCTGGGTTGGCCAATCTTTTCTATTGGATCGATCGCAAGAATGGCATCGGTGGTTTTTGGGCCACTCAGATATTGCCATTCATAGACCCTGTTTCGACCAATGGATATCTGGATTTTGAAACGGCGGCCTACCGCAATCTGACCACCTGA
- a CDS encoding LysR family transcriptional regulator translates to MQKRTTQSHVNWDDMRFFLEVARAHTASGAARRLGVDYTTVSRRIRALEQSLGALLFEKSRASGFVMTIEGQRLVSHAETLESTLLAACEQVSGTTGGLAGHLRIGCTEAFGSCFVTTQMSHFIIHYPHISVDILPVPHFVNLSRREADIAITLERPERGPYVCSRLCDYRLRLYATPEYLANHSPIASREDLAGHPFVTYVEDLAFSFKLLYLNDLLPGAHSRLRSTSVVSQYHAALEGRALAILPCFLAGPDPRLCEVLPDQVEVTRQFWMYYSEDLRKLKRITLVADYLRACADLNRPLLMGESQAMAYLPSP, encoded by the coding sequence ATGCAAAAACGCACAACCCAAAGTCATGTGAATTGGGACGATATGCGCTTCTTTCTCGAAGTCGCCCGTGCTCACACCGCGAGTGGCGCAGCACGCCGTTTGGGAGTGGACTACACCACGGTGTCGCGGCGCATCCGCGCCCTTGAGCAAAGCCTTGGTGCGCTGCTTTTCGAGAAGTCCCGAGCGTCGGGCTTCGTCATGACCATCGAGGGGCAGCGCCTGGTCAGTCACGCCGAAACTCTGGAAAGTACGCTGCTGGCAGCCTGCGAGCAGGTTTCCGGAACCACCGGGGGGCTCGCCGGGCACCTGCGTATTGGCTGTACCGAAGCTTTCGGCTCCTGTTTCGTCACCACGCAGATGAGCCATTTCATCATCCACTATCCGCATATCTCCGTGGACATCCTGCCGGTCCCGCACTTCGTCAACCTGTCACGGCGTGAGGCAGACATCGCCATCACTCTGGAGCGGCCTGAGCGCGGTCCGTACGTGTGCTCGCGGCTGTGCGACTACCGTCTGCGTCTGTATGCGACACCGGAGTACCTGGCCAATCATTCGCCGATTGCCAGTCGCGAGGACCTGGCCGGTCACCCATTCGTGACCTATGTCGAGGATCTGGCCTTCAGCTTCAAGTTGCTCTACCTGAACGACCTGCTGCCCGGCGCGCACAGCCGCCTGCGCAGCACCAGCGTAGTTTCCCAGTACCATGCGGCCTTGGAAGGGCGCGCGCTGGCCATCCTGCCCTGCTTCCTCGCCGGTCCCGACCCGCGCCTGTGCGAAGTGCTACCGGATCAGGTGGAGGTCACTCGACAGTTCTGGATGTACTACAGCGAGGACCTGCGCAAGCTCAAGCGGATCACCTTGGTAGCCGACTATTTGCGCGCCTGCGCGGATCTCAATCGCCCGCTGCTGATGGGCGAGTCGCAAGCGATGGCCTACTTGCCATCGCCCTGA
- a CDS encoding AraC family transcriptional regulator, with protein MRLDHALLTDVSGKPIRQQHKIFSTDWDEISDWSDRVYMPYRVAPIGHAIKPHATMHSSRIGELTLTRFAYGVAVSVDEFSPESGNALLLTTIRGNARHWAQRSVTEDTAVGQSFIANCSRVDYRIDLDPDHLQLNLTIPHAVLERMAQQWFGFVPDDRFWRHKCIIGGVGSSWLSLLEYTVRCVSEASEHMAEGRMGAHLEQSLCVHLLREWAGRAEQAGLDFNSPMNRIAPRYVRAAEEFMSANAASLPTMAEVASAVGTSVRALSGAFSRFRGMTPGAFLREQRLQGVRRDLLATGPESGTTVSTIAFRWGYLNLGEFAGIYRKRFSELPSQTLQRRLR; from the coding sequence ATGCGTCTCGACCATGCGTTGTTAACCGATGTCAGCGGCAAACCGATACGTCAGCAGCACAAAATTTTTTCAACCGATTGGGATGAAATCAGCGACTGGTCGGATCGCGTTTACATGCCCTATCGTGTGGCCCCCATCGGGCATGCCATCAAGCCGCACGCAACCATGCATTCGTCCAGGATTGGCGAGTTGACGCTGACTCGTTTTGCCTATGGAGTCGCCGTGAGCGTCGATGAATTTTCGCCCGAGTCGGGGAATGCATTACTGCTGACGACCATTCGCGGCAATGCCCGGCACTGGGCTCAACGTTCGGTCACTGAGGATACGGCAGTAGGTCAATCCTTCATTGCCAATTGCAGTCGTGTCGATTACCGGATCGACCTCGACCCGGATCACCTGCAACTGAATCTGACTATTCCTCATGCAGTTCTGGAACGGATGGCGCAGCAGTGGTTTGGGTTCGTGCCCGATGATCGGTTCTGGAGACATAAATGCATTATCGGCGGAGTCGGTTCTAGCTGGCTAAGCCTGCTGGAGTACACGGTTCGTTGTGTTTCCGAGGCTTCCGAGCACATGGCTGAAGGACGTATGGGGGCTCACTTGGAACAAAGTCTTTGCGTTCATTTATTACGAGAGTGGGCTGGCCGCGCCGAGCAAGCAGGGCTTGATTTCAATAGTCCAATGAACCGGATTGCACCGCGTTATGTCAGGGCCGCTGAAGAGTTCATGAGTGCCAACGCAGCGAGCCTGCCGACGATGGCAGAGGTTGCCAGTGCCGTCGGGACCAGTGTGCGGGCATTGAGTGGAGCCTTCTCGCGTTTTCGCGGCATGACGCCCGGTGCGTTCTTGCGCGAGCAGCGGTTGCAGGGTGTGCGCCGCGATTTATTGGCAACGGGTCCGGAGTCGGGGACAACTGTTTCCACCATCGCCTTTCGGTGGGGTTATCTAAACCTGGGTGAATTTGCGGGAATCTATCGCAAGCGTTTCAGTGAATTACCCTCCCAAACCTTGCAGCGCCGACTGCGTTAG
- a CDS encoding DUF485 domain-containing protein, giving the protein MTTDHPNHAQTCAQVRANPKFQRLTRQRALLAWSLSAAVLAVYYSFIMVVAFAPAWLHLPLYDGSHLSLGMPIGVAIILLSWLLTAWYVNTANTRFDALSAQILQETRA; this is encoded by the coding sequence ATGACGACTGACCATCCGAACCACGCCCAGACCTGCGCCCAGGTCAGGGCCAATCCCAAGTTCCAGCGACTCACCCGCCAGCGCGCACTGCTGGCCTGGTCACTGAGCGCCGCGGTCCTCGCTGTCTATTACAGCTTCATCATGGTAGTGGCCTTCGCACCTGCCTGGCTGCACCTGCCGCTGTACGACGGCAGTCATCTCAGCCTCGGCATGCCAATCGGCGTGGCAATTATCCTGCTGTCCTGGCTGCTTACCGCCTGGTACGTGAACACCGCCAACACACGTTTCGACGCGCTCAGCGCGCAGATCCTCCAGGAGACCCGCGCATGA
- a CDS encoding transporter — protein MEISTRTPARARSTKCAFGTSTISAGILLATLAGNAGAVDVDAGEYAAALPAGSNIGLLYLQHAERRSLYGNGHKVAIKAGLDSDIGILRVANYQQLGDYTINTQFLLPFGRLEGTRDNDSLGQTNGVGDLVLASTLWLVNDPAKNRYWGIAPYLFVPTGNYDRNDALNLGENRWKMTLQTGYVTGLTEKLSLDLTADVTLFGKNDDLTSQGLTLRQKPLWQAQSYLRYAVTPKLSVHVGASQLWGGETRVDGQDLNDEPNTSKYRVGGSYWMTPTFQALLNYGQDVSVDNGFKEKQRVNLRLLWVF, from the coding sequence ATGGAGATCTCCACACGTACCCCTGCGCGCGCTCGATCCACAAAATGCGCATTTGGCACTTCAACAATCAGTGCCGGCATCCTGCTGGCGACTCTGGCGGGCAACGCCGGAGCCGTCGATGTGGACGCCGGCGAATACGCCGCTGCGCTTCCAGCCGGCAGCAATATCGGCTTGCTTTACCTCCAGCATGCCGAACGGCGGTCACTTTACGGTAATGGTCACAAGGTTGCGATAAAAGCGGGACTCGACTCGGATATCGGCATATTGCGCGTCGCGAATTACCAGCAGTTGGGTGACTACACGATTAATACGCAGTTCCTGTTGCCATTCGGGCGCCTGGAAGGAACACGCGATAACGACTCGTTGGGACAAACCAATGGCGTGGGCGACTTGGTCCTGGCGTCCACTCTGTGGCTCGTGAATGATCCGGCGAAGAACCGATATTGGGGCATTGCGCCCTACCTGTTCGTGCCGACCGGTAACTATGACCGAAACGATGCACTCAACCTTGGCGAAAATCGTTGGAAGATGACGTTGCAGACAGGCTATGTGACCGGCCTCACTGAAAAGTTGTCTCTGGACCTCACCGCCGATGTAACCCTGTTTGGCAAAAATGATGACCTCACGAGTCAAGGCCTGACGTTGCGACAGAAGCCTCTATGGCAAGCCCAGTCCTACCTGAGATACGCCGTGACACCCAAGCTGTCGGTGCATGTCGGCGCGTCTCAACTCTGGGGTGGTGAGACGCGCGTTGACGGTCAGGATCTGAACGATGAACCCAACACCAGCAAGTACCGTGTCGGGGGATCGTACTGGATGACCCCTACGTTCCAGGCCCTGCTCAATTACGGCCAGGACGTATCGGTCGACAACGGCTTCAAGGAAAAGCAGCGGGTTAACCTCCGGCTGTTGTGGGTGTTCTGA
- a CDS encoding alpha/beta hydrolase, with the protein MKAITAWGNQAPQDLDRLRTPTLIVNGDNDIMVPSENSLALANRVPSAQLVIYEDAGHGGIFQNYADFVAKALAFLDA; encoded by the coding sequence TTGAAAGCCATCACCGCGTGGGGCAATCAGGCACCGCAAGACCTCGATCGCTTGCGGACGCCGACGCTGATCGTCAACGGCGACAACGACATCATGGTGCCCAGTGAAAACTCGCTGGCACTGGCCAACCGCGTCCCGAGCGCACAGTTGGTTATTTATGAAGATGCCGGGCACGGCGGAATTTTCCAGAACTACGCTGACTTCGTGGCCAAGGCACTGGCGTTCCTCGATGCCTGA
- a CDS encoding NADP-dependent oxidoreductase yields MKAFLIDRYGKNTGRIGEVPVPEVGAHDVLIEVHASSVNVLDSKIRKGEFKLILPYAFPLVLGNDLAGVVVQIGAQVTGFKPGDEVYARPPEARIGTFAELIAVDENAVARKPANTTMAQAASLPLVALTAWQVLVETAQLKKGQKILIHAGSGGVGTLAIQLAKHLGAFVATTTSTANVEWVKALGADAVIDYTQQNFESVLHDYDVVLNSLGADVLEKSLKVLKPGGQLISISGPPTARFAQEQGLSWPLQQVMRLLSLGIRRKARKQDVSYAFVFMRANGAQLQQITALVEDGIINLVVDRAFTFESTAEALKYVEQGRAKGKVVVTLK; encoded by the coding sequence ATGAAGGCATTTCTAATTGATCGCTATGGCAAGAACACTGGGCGCATTGGAGAAGTGCCCGTCCCTGAAGTGGGCGCCCACGACGTATTGATTGAGGTACACGCCAGCAGCGTCAACGTTCTGGATTCGAAGATCAGGAAAGGCGAATTCAAACTGATCCTGCCCTATGCATTTCCGCTGGTGCTGGGCAATGACCTGGCGGGCGTAGTGGTTCAAATTGGAGCACAGGTGACGGGGTTCAAGCCGGGAGACGAGGTCTACGCTCGCCCGCCTGAAGCGCGGATCGGAACGTTCGCCGAATTGATCGCAGTGGACGAAAACGCGGTCGCACGCAAACCCGCCAATACCACCATGGCACAAGCCGCGTCCCTCCCCTTGGTTGCACTGACCGCCTGGCAAGTGCTGGTCGAAACCGCCCAACTGAAAAAGGGCCAGAAAATACTGATCCACGCCGGCTCCGGCGGCGTCGGCACTCTCGCCATCCAGCTCGCCAAACACCTCGGCGCCTTTGTCGCGACCACCACCAGCACCGCGAATGTCGAATGGGTGAAGGCACTCGGGGCCGATGCAGTGATCGATTACACACAGCAGAACTTCGAAAGTGTCTTGCACGACTATGACGTGGTGTTGAACAGCCTTGGCGCCGATGTACTGGAGAAGTCACTCAAGGTCCTCAAGCCCGGCGGCCAACTCATTTCCATCTCAGGGCCACCCACTGCACGGTTCGCGCAGGAGCAAGGACTGTCCTGGCCATTGCAGCAAGTCATGCGCCTGCTGAGCCTTGGCATTCGTCGCAAAGCGCGCAAGCAGGATGTCAGCTATGCATTCGTGTTCATGCGGGCCAATGGTGCTCAACTGCAACAAATCACCGCGCTCGTTGAGGACGGCATCATCAACCTTGTGGTTGATCGCGCCTTCACCTTTGAATCAACGGCAGAGGCGTTGAAGTACGTCGAGCAGGGACGAGCCAAGGGCAAGGTCGTTGTTACGCTCAAATGA